The following are from one region of the Falsirhodobacter halotolerans genome:
- a CDS encoding TerC family protein — MTDTFLATEFYALLQVLFIDVVLAGDNAVVVGMAAAGVDPSIRRKVIFWGIGGAVVLRILFALIAVELLAIIGLTLAGGVLLLWVCWKMYREIRESGNDEDAVADAAKGPKKTFWQAMIQIIIADVSMSLDNVLAVAGAARDHVEVLVIGLLISVVLMGAAATLIARVLHKYRFIAWIGLIVILFVALRMIYEGGEEVACAGILPALCFGH, encoded by the coding sequence TTGACCGACACATTCCTCGCGACCGAATTCTACGCCCTGCTTCAGGTTCTGTTCATCGACGTCGTTCTTGCGGGCGACAATGCGGTGGTGGTCGGCATGGCGGCGGCGGGGGTGGACCCTTCCATCCGCCGCAAGGTCATCTTCTGGGGCATCGGCGGGGCCGTCGTCCTGCGGATCCTGTTCGCGCTGATCGCCGTGGAATTGCTGGCCATCATCGGGCTGACCCTGGCGGGGGGCGTGCTGCTTCTTTGGGTCTGCTGGAAGATGTATCGCGAAATCCGCGAAAGCGGGAACGACGAAGATGCGGTCGCCGACGCCGCCAAGGGGCCGAAAAAAACCTTCTGGCAGGCGATGATCCAGATCATCATCGCCGACGTGTCCATGTCCCTGGACAACGTTCTGGCCGTGGCCGGGGCCGCGCGGGATCATGTGGAGGTGCTGGTGATCGGCCTTCTGATCTCGGTCGTGCTGATGGGGGCGGCGGCCACGCTGATCGCGCGGGTGCTGCACAAATACCGGTTCATCGCATGGATCGGCCTGATCGTGATCCTGTTCGTCGCCCTGCGCATGATCTATGAAGGGGGCGAGGAAGTGGCCTGCGCGGGGATCCTGCCCGCCCTGTGCTTCGGACATTGA
- a CDS encoding glutathione binding-like protein translates to MKLYYKPGACSLSVHIVLEETSLPYETEAVDLKTKTTAGGADYRTINPRGAVPAIELDDGTILTQNAAIHQYIGDLSNIAAFAPPAGSLERARLQEALAFCSDLHTAFGSLFAPNPTPEAKEEGKKKMARRLDELEDMLPEGGYWLGDFTQADAYLAVILGWGVSANVDYAPYPKAHALWERVMARPSAKAAKQAEGLL, encoded by the coding sequence ATGAAACTCTACTACAAACCGGGCGCCTGCTCGCTCAGCGTGCATATCGTTCTTGAAGAAACGAGCCTGCCGTATGAAACCGAGGCGGTCGATCTCAAGACCAAGACCACGGCGGGCGGCGCGGATTATCGGACCATCAACCCGCGCGGCGCGGTGCCCGCCATCGAACTGGACGATGGGACGATCCTGACCCAGAACGCGGCGATCCACCAATATATCGGTGACCTGTCGAACATCGCCGCCTTTGCCCCGCCGGCGGGGAGCCTTGAACGAGCGCGTCTGCAAGAGGCGCTGGCCTTCTGCAGCGACCTTCATACCGCCTTCGGAAGCCTTTTCGCGCCCAACCCCACGCCCGAGGCGAAGGAGGAAGGCAAGAAGAAGATGGCCCGCCGTTTGGACGAGCTGGAGGACATGCTGCCCGAAGGCGGCTATTGGCTGGGCGATTTCACGCAGGCCGACGCCTATCTTGCCGTGATCCTCGGCTGGGGCGTGTCGGCCAATGTGGACTATGCCCCCTATCCCAAGGCACATGCCCTGTGGGAACGGGTGATGGCGCGCCCTTCCGCCAAAGCGGCGAAGCAGGCCGAAGGCCTTCTGTAA
- a CDS encoding SDR family NAD(P)-dependent oxidoreductase has protein sequence MLESFEAGGTAVVVGASGGIGQALMRAIDASGRFGSVVGLARGGVPPVDLTSEASVRDALASLRPSLVIIASGLLHRRGVEPEKTLRALDPAAMAEVFAVNTIGPALVMKHVLPRLPKDRKCVFAVLSAKVGSIEDNRLGGWYSYRASKAAVNQLVRTAAIEMARTHPKAVCLALHPGTVATGLSGKFAKSGLTVQAPDQAAQALLTCIDRATPAQTGLFLDRTGQVLPW, from the coding sequence ATGCTGGAGAGCTTCGAGGCCGGGGGGACGGCCGTGGTCGTCGGGGCCTCGGGCGGGATCGGGCAGGCCCTGATGAGGGCCATCGACGCCTCGGGCCGGTTCGGATCGGTGGTCGGGCTGGCGCGGGGCGGCGTGCCGCCCGTCGACCTGACATCGGAGGCGTCGGTTCGCGACGCGCTGGCGTCCCTCCGCCCCAGCTTGGTAATCATCGCAAGCGGCCTTCTGCACCGCCGGGGGGTGGAGCCGGAAAAGACCCTGCGCGCCCTCGATCCCGCCGCCATGGCGGAGGTGTTCGCCGTCAACACCATCGGGCCCGCGCTGGTGATGAAGCACGTCCTGCCCCGCCTGCCGAAAGACCGCAAATGCGTCTTCGCAGTTCTGTCGGCCAAGGTGGGCAGCATCGAAGACAACCGTTTGGGCGGGTGGTATTCCTACCGTGCGTCGAAGGCGGCGGTGAACCAGCTGGTCCGCACCGCCGCGATCGAGATGGCCCGCACCCATCCAAAGGCCGTCTGTCTGGCCCTGCATCCCGGCACGGTGGCCACGGGCCTGTCGGGCAAATTCGCCAAATCCGGCCTGACGGTGCAGGCCCCGGATCAGGCGGCGCAGGCGCTTCTGACCTGCATCGACCGCGCGACGCCCGCCCAGACGGGCCTTTTCCTGGACCGGACGGGTCAGGTTTTGCCGTGGTAG
- a CDS encoding aminotransferase class V-fold PLP-dependent enzyme: protein MPHPTGLLRTFLDTLPSDLAGLAAGLVGKGRQIDGPFGPKTLVYADYVASGRAMKPIEAFVLDEVLPFYANSHTEASFCGGFVTRLRREARAVVAECCGATEDHATVFCGSGATAGINRLVHLLGATAPRTRVVLGPYEHHSNILPWRESGAEIVEIGEGADGGPDLDALRAALRTGGADRVICSLSAASNVTGIIADVSGITRVVKAAGAAMVWDYAGAGPYLPIAMTPAPDAAIDAVVVSPHKFIGGPAASGILIVRRDAVRAVCPTWAGGGTVRFVSPTGHDYSGVLEAREEAGTPNVIGDIRAALAFLVKERIGADRMAARNAALADRGMAALSSAPGVELLGRTTAARLPIFSFRLRAPDGTPVHQQLATRLLSDAFGIQARGGCACAGPYVHRLLGIDGAQSDAIRRAILDGDEMAKPGFVRLNLSVLLSEEEVAHILRSVADLGRIAADHAQDYRFDPARAIFTPRLMAAE from the coding sequence ATGCCCCACCCGACCGGCCTTCTGCGCACGTTCCTTGACACATTGCCGTCCGATCTTGCGGGGCTGGCCGCGGGGCTGGTGGGCAAAGGGCGGCAGATCGACGGTCCGTTCGGCCCGAAGACGCTGGTCTATGCCGATTACGTCGCCTCGGGCCGGGCCATGAAGCCGATCGAGGCCTTCGTGCTGGACGAGGTTCTGCCCTTCTATGCCAACAGCCATACCGAGGCGTCGTTCTGCGGCGGGTTCGTCACCCGCTTGCGGCGCGAGGCGCGGGCGGTCGTGGCCGAATGCTGCGGCGCGACGGAGGATCATGCGACGGTGTTCTGCGGATCGGGGGCCACGGCGGGCATCAACCGGCTGGTGCATCTTCTGGGGGCGACGGCCCCCCGGACGCGGGTGGTTCTGGGGCCATACGAGCATCATTCCAACATCCTGCCTTGGCGCGAATCCGGGGCCGAGATCGTGGAGATCGGCGAAGGCGCCGATGGCGGTCCCGATTTGGACGCGTTGCGCGCGGCGCTGCGGACGGGCGGGGCCGACCGGGTCATCTGCTCGCTGTCGGCGGCGTCGAACGTGACGGGCATCATCGCCGACGTTTCGGGCATCACGCGGGTCGTCAAGGCGGCGGGGGCGGCGATGGTCTGGGACTATGCCGGTGCGGGGCCGTATCTGCCGATCGCCATGACGCCCGCACCGGATGCGGCGATCGACGCCGTCGTCGTCTCGCCGCATAAATTCATCGGCGGACCGGCCGCCTCGGGCATTCTGATCGTGCGGCGCGACGCGGTGCGCGCCGTCTGCCCGACCTGGGCGGGCGGGGGGACCGTGCGCTTCGTCTCCCCCACCGGCCATGATTACAGCGGTGTGCTTGAGGCGCGTGAGGAAGCGGGAACCCCCAACGTCATCGGCGACATCCGCGCCGCCCTGGCCTTTCTGGTCAAGGAGCGGATCGGGGCCGACCGGATGGCCGCGCGCAATGCGGCGCTGGCCGATCGGGGGATGGCCGCGCTGTCCTCCGCCCCGGGGGTCGAACTTCTGGGGCGCACCACGGCGGCGCGGCTGCCCATCTTCTCGTTCCGCCTGCGCGCGCCGGATGGAACGCCGGTGCATCAGCAACTCGCCACCCGGCTGCTGAGCGATGCGTTCGGCATTCAGGCCCGTGGCGGATGCGCCTGCGCCGGTCCTTATGTCCATCGCCTTCTGGGCATCGACGGTGCGCAATCCGACGCGATCCGGCGGGCGATTCTGGACGGGGACGAAATGGCGAAGCCGGGATTCGTGCGGCTGAACCTCAGCGTGTTGCTGTCCGAGGAGGAGGTGGCCCATATCCTGCGCAGCGTGGCCGATCTGGGGCGCATCGCGGCGGATCATGCGCAGGATTACCGGTTCGACCCCGCGCGCGCGATCTTCACCCCACGGCTGATGGCCGCGGAATAG
- a CDS encoding Lrp/AsnC family transcriptional regulator: MLSLDTIDRKILTVLQQDGTLSQRDVAERVGMSQNACWRRLQRLRDAGVILGSQTRIDPAKAGLDLTVFVMIRTRHHSADWAEAFRKHVDGLPGVVDCYRIGGEWDYLIKVVTRGMGGYDAFYQRLITGFDFHAVTGIFSMETILESHPLDLTRPA; this comes from the coding sequence ATGCTATCTCTTGATACGATTGATCGAAAAATCCTGACGGTTCTGCAGCAGGACGGCACCCTCTCGCAGCGCGACGTGGCCGAACGGGTGGGCATGTCGCAGAACGCCTGTTGGCGGCGGTTGCAGCGGCTGCGCGACGCGGGCGTGATCCTGGGCAGCCAGACCCGGATCGATCCGGCAAAGGCGGGGCTGGACCTGACGGTATTCGTGATGATCCGCACCCGCCACCACTCCGCCGATTGGGCCGAGGCGTTTCGCAAGCATGTGGACGGGTTGCCCGGCGTGGTGGATTGCTACCGCATCGGGGGGGAGTGGGATTACCTGATCAAGGTCGTGACACGGGGCATGGGCGGCTATGACGCCTTTTACCAGCGGCTGATCACCGGGTTCGATTTTCACGCGGTGACGGGCATCTTCTCGATGGAAACGATCCTGGAAAGCCACCCCTTGGATCTGACCCGCCCCGCGTGA
- a CDS encoding SDR family oxidoreductase → MQFHGKRVIITGAGKGIGRTCATLMAARGAEVVALSRTASDLDSLQADIGSRGIRVDLADPAATRAAMAEAGVADYLINSAGINVLQSTFDMTEDGYEAVMGINLRAALITCQEFGRARVAAGGGGAIVNITSIAGHRGFADHLCYAASKAGLEGASRVLAKELGPHGIRVNCVAPTITLTELAAEAWSDPAKAQPMMVRHPMNRFAEAEEVAKSIALLLSDDAGILTGAVLPVDGGFLAV, encoded by the coding sequence ATGCAATTTCACGGCAAACGCGTCATCATCACCGGGGCGGGCAAGGGCATCGGGCGGACCTGCGCCACGCTGATGGCCGCGCGGGGGGCGGAGGTCGTGGCCCTGTCGCGCACCGCTTCCGATCTGGACAGTCTGCAGGCCGACATCGGCAGCCGGGGCATCCGCGTCGATCTGGCCGACCCCGCCGCCACCCGTGCCGCGATGGCCGAGGCGGGGGTCGCGGATTACCTGATCAACAGCGCGGGCATCAACGTCCTGCAAAGCACGTTCGACATGACCGAGGATGGATATGAGGCGGTCATGGGCATCAATCTGCGCGCCGCCCTGATCACCTGCCAGGAATTCGGGCGTGCGCGGGTCGCGGCGGGAGGCGGCGGGGCGATCGTCAACATCACCTCCATCGCCGGGCATCGCGGCTTTGCCGACCATCTGTGCTATGCGGCGTCCAAGGCGGGGCTGGAGGGGGCAAGCCGCGTTCTGGCCAAGGAGCTGGGGCCCCATGGCATCCGCGTGAACTGTGTAGCCCCGACCATCACCCTGACCGAACTGGCGGCCGAGGCCTGGAGCGATCCGGCCAAGGCCCAGCCGATGATGGTGCGCCACCCGATGAACCGCTTTGCCGAGGCCGAGGAGGTGGCGAAATCCATCGCCCTTCTGCTGTCGGACGATGCGGGCATCCTGACCGGGGCGGTTTTGCCGGTGGACGGCGGCTTTCTGGCCGTCTGA
- a CDS encoding FGGY-family carbohydrate kinase: protein MFIGVDVGTGSARAGVFDAAGVLLATAKHDLDLHRDGLRVEQSGAQVWDAVCRSVRAAMAGLDPAAVRGIGFDATCSLVVMGDEGGLPVGDGARDIIVWMDHRARDQAARINQGDHAVLRYVGGRISPEMQTPKLLWLKEHRPDVYAAARHFFDLTDFLTWKASGATERSSCTVTCKWTYLAHEDRWDADYFRAIGLGDLAEDGFARIGTTIVPPGTALGSGLTEGAAADLGLRPGTAVAAGLIDAHAGGVGTVAAGGPVTDRLGYVFGTSSCTMTTTAEAAFVPGVWGPYFSAMVPGMWLNEGGQSAAGAAIDRLLHMHPAAGVETGGQPLPQWLADRALALAGDPKDAVTLADGLHVVPEFLGNRAPFADPEARAVIAGLGMDQGPDSLVALYVAGLCGLGYGLRQIVETQAANGVHVTTIAVSGGAAAHPLSQQLLADATGLDVEVTECPEPVLLGSAMLGAVASGDCPDVVTAMGAMSRVATRRTPAPDMRDLHDRRYAAFLSLQDTARAIRA from the coding sequence ATGTTCATCGGGGTGGATGTCGGGACCGGGTCGGCCCGGGCGGGCGTGTTCGATGCGGCGGGCGTCCTGCTGGCCACGGCGAAGCACGATCTGGACCTGCATCGCGACGGTCTGCGGGTGGAGCAGTCGGGCGCGCAGGTCTGGGATGCCGTCTGCCGGTCGGTGCGGGCGGCGATGGCGGGGCTGGACCCCGCCGCCGTGCGCGGCATCGGGTTCGACGCCACCTGTTCGCTGGTCGTCATGGGCGATGAGGGCGGCCTTCCCGTGGGCGACGGCGCGCGCGACATCATCGTCTGGATGGACCACCGTGCCCGCGATCAGGCGGCGCGGATCAACCAGGGCGACCACGCGGTGCTGCGCTATGTCGGGGGCCGCATCTCGCCCGAGATGCAGACGCCGAAGCTGCTCTGGCTGAAAGAGCATCGTCCCGACGTCTATGCCGCCGCGCGTCATTTCTTCGATCTGACGGATTTCCTGACATGGAAGGCCAGCGGTGCGACGGAGCGGTCCTCTTGCACGGTGACGTGCAAATGGACCTATCTTGCGCATGAGGATCGCTGGGACGCCGATTACTTCCGCGCGATCGGACTGGGGGATCTGGCCGAGGACGGCTTCGCCCGCATCGGCACGACCATCGTGCCGCCGGGCACCGCGCTCGGGTCCGGCCTGACCGAGGGGGCGGCGGCGGATCTGGGGCTGCGCCCGGGCACGGCGGTGGCGGCGGGTCTGATCGACGCCCATGCGGGCGGGGTCGGCACCGTCGCGGCGGGCGGGCCGGTCACCGACCGTCTGGGCTATGTCTTCGGCACATCGTCCTGCACCATGACCACCACGGCCGAGGCCGCCTTCGTGCCCGGCGTCTGGGGGCCGTATTTCTCGGCCATGGTGCCGGGGATGTGGCTGAACGAGGGCGGGCAATCGGCGGCGGGGGCGGCGATCGACCGGCTGCTGCACATGCATCCCGCGGCGGGTGTGGAGACGGGGGGGCAACCCCTTCCGCAATGGCTGGCCGACCGCGCGCTGGCGCTGGCGGGCGATCCCAAGGATGCGGTGACGCTGGCGGACGGCCTGCACGTCGTGCCGGAGTTTCTGGGCAACCGCGCCCCCTTCGCCGACCCCGAGGCGCGGGCGGTGATTGCCGGCCTTGGCATGGACCAGGGGCCGGATTCACTCGTTGCGCTCTATGTCGCGGGTCTGTGCGGTCTTGGCTATGGCCTGCGTCAGATTGTTGAGACGCAGGCCGCAAATGGTGTCCATGTGACGACCATCGCCGTGTCGGGCGGGGCCGCCGCGCATCCCTTGTCGCAACAGCTTCTGGCCGATGCGACCGGTCTGGATGTCGAGGTGACGGAATGCCCGGAACCCGTCCTTCTGGGATCGGCGATGCTGGGGGCGGTCGCCTCGGGCGATTGTCCCGACGTGGTGACGGCGATGGGGGCGATGTCCCGCGTGGCCACCCGCCGCACCCCCGCGCCCGACATGCGCGATCTGCACGACCGGCGTTATGCCGCTTTCCTGTCCCTGCAAGACACCGCCCGCGCGATCCGCGCCTGA
- a CDS encoding SDR family oxidoreductase, with amino-acid sequence MSDKLDGKIAVITGAASGIGLATTERLLERGATVVMVDWDAKALDAQIARLGDRAVAQVTNLLDAASCNAMVPEILAKVDHIDILYCNAGSYIGGDLVDTTPEVIDRMLNLNVNAVVKNVHAVIPHMMERKTGDIVVTCSISGHFPAEWEPVYSASKWAMTSFVQGMRRQMIPHGVRVAQVSPGPVVSALLADWPEENLRKAKESGSLMDPEEVADAVEYILTRKRGVSVRDLVVMPTNFARM; translated from the coding sequence ATGTCTGACAAACTGGACGGCAAGATCGCCGTCATCACCGGCGCCGCTTCGGGCATCGGTCTGGCCACGACGGAGCGGCTTTTGGAACGCGGCGCGACCGTGGTCATGGTGGACTGGGATGCCAAGGCGCTGGACGCGCAGATCGCCCGTCTGGGGGATCGCGCCGTGGCGCAGGTGACGAACCTGCTGGACGCCGCCAGTTGCAACGCGATGGTGCCGGAGATTTTGGCCAAGGTCGATCACATCGACATCCTCTATTGCAACGCCGGCAGCTATATCGGCGGCGATCTGGTGGACACCACGCCCGAAGTGATCGACCGGATGCTGAACCTGAACGTCAATGCGGTGGTCAAGAACGTCCACGCCGTGATTCCGCACATGATGGAGCGGAAGACGGGCGACATCGTCGTCACCTGCTCCATCTCCGGCCATTTCCCGGCCGAGTGGGAGCCTGTGTATTCCGCGTCGAAATGGGCGATGACCAGCTTCGTCCAAGGGATGCGTCGGCAGATGATCCCGCACGGGGTGCGCGTGGCGCAGGTGTCGCCCGGCCCGGTCGTTTCGGCCCTGCTGGCCGACTGGCCCGAGGAAAACCTGCGCAAGGCCAAGGAATCGGGCAGCCTGATGGACCCCGAGGAGGTGGCGGATGCCGTCGAATACATCCTGACGCGCAAGCGCGGGGTGTCGGTGCGCGATCTGGTCGTCATGCCCACCAACTTCGCGCGGATGTAA
- a CDS encoding ABC transporter permease, translating into MSPDADARRFDPRALIHSPLALPLIGLIVVSVLMGFASDNFFTLSNIMNVLRQVSIVAILAVGMTFVILTGGIDLSVGAVMALAGTIAAGLMVNMGMPGWVGLLAGLGVGAILGIFNGFLVAWGRMPAIIVTLATMGIARGLGLIYSGGYPISGLPSWISWFGVGRVGIIPVPVIIMIVVYVLAWVVLQRTAFGRHVYAIGGNETAAKLSGVKTQRVKAAVYVISGITAAIAALILTGRLMSGQPNAGVGFELDAIAAVVLGGTAIAGGRGLILGTLIGAVLLGILNNGLNLMGINPYMQDVIKGLIILLAIYIGREWR; encoded by the coding sequence ATGTCGCCTGATGCCGACGCGCGCCGCTTCGATCCGCGCGCGCTGATCCATTCGCCGCTGGCCCTGCCGCTGATCGGTCTGATCGTCGTGTCGGTGCTGATGGGCTTTGCCAGCGACAACTTCTTCACGCTTTCCAACATCATGAACGTGCTGCGTCAGGTCTCCATCGTGGCGATTCTGGCCGTGGGCATGACCTTCGTCATCCTGACCGGCGGGATCGATCTGTCGGTGGGCGCGGTCATGGCCCTGGCCGGAACCATCGCCGCCGGTTTGATGGTGAACATGGGGATGCCCGGCTGGGTCGGGCTGCTGGCCGGTCTGGGCGTCGGGGCCATTCTGGGCATCTTCAACGGGTTTCTTGTGGCCTGGGGCCGGATGCCCGCGATCATCGTGACGCTGGCCACCATGGGCATCGCCCGGGGTCTGGGCCTGATCTATTCCGGCGGCTATCCGATCTCCGGCCTGCCCTCGTGGATTTCGTGGTTCGGCGTGGGACGCGTGGGCATCATTCCAGTGCCGGTGATCATCATGATCGTCGTCTATGTCCTGGCTTGGGTGGTCTTGCAGCGCACCGCCTTCGGGCGGCACGTCTATGCCATCGGCGGGAACGAGACGGCGGCCAAGCTGTCGGGTGTCAAGACGCAGCGGGTGAAGGCGGCGGTCTATGTCATCTCGGGCATCACCGCGGCCATTGCGGCGCTGATCCTGACGGGGCGGCTGATGTCGGGCCAGCCGAATGCCGGCGTGGGGTTCGAACTGGACGCCATTGCCGCCGTGGTTCTGGGCGGGACCGCCATTGCGGGCGGACGAGGACTGATCCTTGGCACGCTGATCGGGGCGGTTCTTCTGGGCATCCTGAACAACGGCCTGAATCTGATGGGGATCAACCCCTACATGCAGGACGTGATCAAGGGCCTGATCATCCTGCTGGCAATCTATATCGGGCGCGAATGGCGCTGA
- a CDS encoding sugar ABC transporter ATP-binding protein: protein MLELSGIRKSFGPIEVLHGVDLTVRAGEVHALLGENGAGKSTLMKIVSGILPPSAGILRVDGTERTFANYDEAIAAGIGIVFQEFSLIPHLNAVENMFLAREKRNALGLLDRKAMRTRAAEILGRLGVHVPLDVPITRLSVAQQQFVEIAKALSLEARILVLDEPTATLTPSEVEHLFKVMRELRKQGVAIVFISHHLDEIFEICDRITVLRDGTYVATCEVADTDIDHLVEMMVGRRIESSFPPKPTLPADARIVLEVPKVQLRKGGAVSKFALRQGEILGFAGLVGSGRTETALAMLGAFPAAQCLLHVDGEVTRFREPAEALAHGIGLLPESRKEQGLITSFSILQNISLNNYGKYRKGHWFLDLKAERAATKQAMGQVRVKAQGPDARIDTLSGGNQQKVVIARWLNHQTRVLIFDEPTRGIDVGAKAEIYALMREYTAQGHSIIMISSELPEIIGMSDRVCVFRSGGIVATLEGAHINSEDIMTQATTGRVSDVA, encoded by the coding sequence ATGCTGGAACTCAGCGGAATCCGAAAAAGCTTCGGCCCCATCGAGGTGCTGCATGGCGTCGACCTGACTGTCCGCGCGGGCGAGGTGCACGCCCTTCTGGGCGAGAACGGCGCCGGAAAATCCACGCTGATGAAGATCGTCAGCGGCATCCTGCCCCCCAGTGCCGGCATCCTTCGCGTGGACGGCACCGAACGGACCTTTGCCAATTACGATGAGGCGATTGCGGCCGGCATCGGCATCGTGTTCCAGGAATTCAGCCTGATCCCGCATCTGAACGCGGTGGAGAACATGTTTCTGGCGCGGGAAAAGCGCAACGCGCTTGGCCTTCTGGACCGCAAGGCGATGCGGACCCGCGCGGCGGAGATTCTGGGACGGCTGGGTGTGCATGTGCCGCTGGATGTGCCGATCACCCGCCTGTCCGTCGCCCAACAGCAGTTCGTGGAGATCGCGAAGGCCCTGTCGCTTGAGGCGCGCATCCTCGTTCTGGACGAACCCACGGCCACCCTGACCCCGTCCGAAGTGGAGCACTTGTTCAAGGTCATGCGCGAATTGCGCAAGCAGGGCGTGGCCATTGTCTTCATCTCGCACCATCTGGACGAGATTTTCGAGATTTGCGACCGCATCACGGTCCTGCGCGACGGCACCTATGTCGCCACATGCGAGGTGGCCGATACCGATATCGACCATCTGGTGGAGATGATGGTGGGCCGGCGGATCGAGAGCAGCTTTCCCCCCAAACCCACCCTTCCCGCCGATGCCAGGATCGTGCTGGAGGTGCCCAAGGTGCAGTTGCGCAAGGGCGGTGCGGTGTCGAAATTCGCCCTGCGGCAGGGGGAGATCCTCGGGTTTGCGGGGCTGGTGGGGTCGGGGCGGACCGAGACCGCGCTCGCAATGCTGGGCGCCTTTCCTGCCGCGCAATGCCTGTTGCACGTGGATGGCGAGGTGACGCGGTTCCGCGAACCCGCCGAGGCGCTGGCCCATGGCATCGGCCTTTTGCCGGAAAGCCGCAAGGAGCAGGGGCTGATCACCAGCTTCTCGATCCTGCAGAACATCTCGCTGAACAATTACGGAAAATACCGCAAGGGGCATTGGTTTCTGGACCTGAAGGCCGAACGCGCCGCCACGAAACAGGCGATGGGCCAGGTGCGCGTCAAGGCGCAGGGGCCGGACGCGCGCATCGACACGCTGTCGGGCGGCAACCAGCAGAAGGTGGTCATCGCCCGCTGGCTGAACCACCAAACCCGCGTCCTGATCTTCGATGAACCCACGCGGGGCATCGACGTGGGCGCCAAGGCGGAAATCTATGCCCTGATGCGCGAATACACCGCGCAGGGCCATTCGATCATCATGATCTCGTCCGAACTGCCGGAGATCATTGGAATGTCCGACCGCGTCTGCGTCTTCCGCTCGGGCGGGATCGTGGCAACGCTGGAGGGCGCGCATATCAATTCGGAGGATATCATGACGCAAGCCACCACGGGGAGGGTGTCCGATGTCGCCTGA
- a CDS encoding ABC transporter substrate-binding protein, which produces MKKIVCTASGLTLALAMGTSAMAQDNLKIGMSFQEMNNPYFVSMQEALNEAATSIGAEVVVTDAAHDVAKQISDIEDMLQQGIDILLINPTDSAGVEAAVQMAKAQDVIVVAVDAQANGPVDTFVGSKNRDAGYMSCKYLADELGGEGEVAILDGIPVVPILQRVEGCKAALEEFPGIQLVDTQNGRQDRSVALGVVENMIQSKPNLAGIFSVNDGGAMGALAAIQGSGRDIKLTSVDGAPEAVQAIAEGGPFIETTAQFPRDQVRVGLAMALAQKWGARVVPKEVPIDVRVVDAENAADFAW; this is translated from the coding sequence ATGAAGAAGATCGTTTGCACCGCGTCGGGCCTGACGCTCGCGCTTGCCATGGGCACGTCGGCCATGGCGCAGGACAACCTGAAGATCGGCATGTCCTTTCAGGAGATGAACAACCCCTATTTCGTGTCCATGCAGGAGGCGCTGAACGAAGCCGCCACCAGCATCGGCGCCGAGGTCGTCGTGACCGACGCCGCGCATGACGTGGCCAAGCAGATCTCCGATATCGAGGACATGCTGCAACAGGGCATCGACATCCTGCTGATCAACCCGACCGACAGCGCGGGCGTGGAGGCCGCCGTGCAGATGGCCAAGGCGCAGGACGTGATCGTCGTGGCCGTGGACGCACAGGCCAATGGGCCGGTGGACACCTTCGTCGGATCGAAAAACCGCGATGCGGGCTATATGTCCTGCAAGTATCTGGCGGACGAGCTGGGGGGCGAGGGCGAGGTCGCGATCCTGGACGGGATCCCGGTGGTGCCGATCCTGCAGCGGGTCGAAGGCTGCAAGGCCGCGCTGGAAGAATTCCCCGGCATCCAGCTGGTCGATACGCAAAACGGCCGTCAAGATCGCTCGGTCGCGCTTGGCGTGGTGGAGAACATGATCCAGTCCAAGCCGAACCTTGCGGGCATCTTCTCGGTCAACGATGGCGGGGCCATGGGCGCGCTGGCCGCGATCCAAGGGTCGGGCCGCGACATCAAGCTGACGTCGGTGGACGGCGCGCCGGAAGCGGTTCAGGCGATCGCCGAAGGCGGCCCGTTCATCGAGACGACCGCGCAGTTCCCGCGCGATCAGGTGCGTGTGGGTCTGGCCATGGCTCTGGCCCAGAAATGGGGCGCCCGCGTGGTTCCCAAAGAGGTGCCGATCGACGTGCGCGTCGTGGATGCCGAAAACGCCGCCGACTTCGCCTGGTAA